One genomic region from Indicator indicator isolate 239-I01 chromosome 7, UM_Iind_1.1, whole genome shotgun sequence encodes:
- the ATOH7 gene encoding transcription factor ATOH7, protein MKTCKSSHLNSGIEPDIQCRSGPGCIMKCSSERMENAAKRRLAANARERRRMQGLNTAFDRLRKVVPQWGQDKKLSKYETLQMALSYIMALTRILAEAERYSSEREWLTLHCEHFHPESYHHYTGQKMSADSDPYAQRIFSYHPEHFQIAN, encoded by the coding sequence ATGAAAACCTGTAAATCCAGTCACTTGAATTCAGGCATAGAACCAGACATCCAGTGCAGAAGCGGGCCAGGCTGCATCATGAAGTGCAGTTCAGAGAGGATGGAGAATGCTGCCAAGAGAAGACTGGCTGCCAATGCCAGGGAGAGGAGACGGATGCAAGGGCTGAACACAGCCTTTGATCGGTTGAGGAAGGTGGTTCCACAGTGGGGCCAAGATAAGAAGCTGTCCAAGTATGAGACCCTGCAGATGGCTTTGAGTTACATCATGGCTCTCACTAGAATACTTGCCGAAGCTGAAAGATACAGTAGTGAAAGAGAATGGCTTACCCTTCACTGTGAACACTTCCATCCGGAGAGCTACCACCATTACACGGGACAAAAAATGTCAGCAGACAGCGATCCTTATGCCCAGCGAATATTCAGCTATCACCCTGAACACTTTCAAATAGCTAATTAG